A part of Paraburkholderia azotifigens genomic DNA contains:
- a CDS encoding nitrite/sulfite reductase, whose product MYQYNEFDKAFLLNRAAQFRDQIERWQDGRLSEDAFRPLRLQNGWYVQRHAPMLRVAVPYGELSSAQLRVLARVAREYDAPEADVYRQALDAQRKLGTVRLPTHHAHFTTRTNVQFNWIPLAKAADVMDLLATVDMHGIQTSGNCIRNISCDERAGVAPDEIADPRPFAEIMRQWTTLHPEFAFLPRKFKIAITGADDDRAATDWHDVGLRLRYGENGELGFRVTVGGGMGRTPVIGTVLREFLPWQHIMNYIEAVVRVYNQYGRRDNKYKARIKILVKAEGRKYIDEVEEEFRQIVEHDGGPHTIPQAELERVSAYFVQPATESVNKAADPNAVARVRDASSQHPAFARWLERNVAHHRNPQLRIVTLSFKRLLQAPGDASADQLDQVADLVDRFSAGEARVTHTQNIVLPWVHENDLLTLWEAARGVGLASANVSLLTDMIACPGGDFCALANARSLPVAEAITERYQDMDELEDIGEVDLHISGCINSCGHHHSGHIGILGVDKDGAEWYQVTLGGSDGSHASGAAQPGKVIGPSFSAHEVPDVIDAVLRTYVEHRTQSGPRRETFIETVRRIGADPFKAAANAVRTPMEVSA is encoded by the coding sequence ATGTATCAGTACAACGAGTTTGACAAAGCATTTCTGCTCAATCGGGCCGCGCAGTTCCGCGACCAGATCGAACGTTGGCAGGACGGCCGGTTGAGCGAAGACGCCTTCCGTCCCTTGCGGCTGCAAAACGGCTGGTATGTGCAGCGGCACGCGCCGATGCTGCGCGTGGCCGTTCCGTACGGCGAGCTGTCGAGCGCGCAGCTGCGCGTGCTCGCACGCGTGGCGCGCGAATACGACGCGCCCGAGGCGGACGTCTATCGTCAGGCGCTGGACGCGCAACGCAAGCTCGGCACCGTTCGACTGCCGACGCATCACGCGCACTTCACGACGCGCACCAACGTGCAGTTCAACTGGATTCCGCTTGCGAAGGCCGCCGACGTAATGGACCTGCTCGCGACCGTCGACATGCACGGCATCCAGACCAGCGGCAACTGCATCCGCAACATTTCATGCGACGAGCGCGCGGGTGTCGCGCCCGACGAAATCGCCGACCCGCGGCCCTTCGCCGAAATCATGCGTCAGTGGACGACGCTGCACCCCGAGTTCGCGTTTCTGCCGCGCAAGTTCAAGATCGCGATCACGGGCGCGGACGACGACCGCGCTGCGACCGACTGGCACGACGTCGGCCTGCGGCTGCGTTATGGCGAGAATGGCGAACTCGGCTTCCGCGTGACCGTGGGCGGCGGCATGGGCCGCACGCCTGTGATCGGCACGGTGCTGCGCGAGTTTTTGCCGTGGCAGCACATCATGAATTACATCGAGGCCGTGGTCCGCGTGTACAACCAGTACGGCAGGCGCGACAACAAGTACAAGGCGCGCATCAAGATTCTCGTGAAGGCGGAAGGCCGGAAATACATCGACGAGGTCGAGGAAGAATTCCGCCAGATCGTTGAGCATGACGGCGGCCCGCATACGATTCCGCAAGCCGAACTGGAGCGTGTGAGCGCGTATTTCGTGCAGCCTGCTACTGAGTCAGTCAACAAAGCTGCCGATCCGAACGCGGTCGCGAGGGTTCGCGATGCTTCGAGCCAGCATCCCGCCTTCGCGCGCTGGCTGGAGCGCAATGTCGCGCATCACAGGAATCCGCAGCTGCGCATCGTCACGCTGTCGTTCAAGCGTCTGCTGCAAGCGCCCGGCGATGCATCCGCCGATCAGCTCGATCAGGTCGCCGATCTCGTCGACCGCTTTTCGGCGGGGGAAGCACGCGTCACGCACACCCAAAACATCGTGCTGCCGTGGGTGCACGAGAATGATCTGCTCACGTTGTGGGAGGCGGCACGCGGCGTCGGACTGGCGAGCGCCAATGTCAGCCTGCTGACGGACATGATCGCGTGTCCGGGCGGCGACTTCTGCGCGCTCGCGAATGCGCGCTCACTGCCCGTTGCGGAAGCGATCACCGAGCGCTATCAGGACATGGACGAACTCGAGGATATCGGCGAAGTGGATCTGCACATCAGCGGCTGCATCAATTCGTGCGGCCATCACCATAGCGGACATATCGGCATTCTCGGCGTCGACAAGGACGGCGCGGAGTGGTATCAGGTCACGCTCGGCGGATCGGATGGATCGCATGCAAGCGGCGCTGCGCAGCCAGGCAAGGTGATCGGGCCATCGTTTTCCGCGCACGAAGTGCCCGACGTAATCGATGCCGTGTTGCGCACCTATGTCGAGCACAGAACGCAGTCGGGCCCGCGTCGCGAGACCTTCATCGAAACGGTGCGGCGTATCGGCGCCGATCCGTTCAAGGCGGCGGCGAATGCCGTGCGCACGCCCATGGAGGTGTCGGCATGA
- a CDS encoding DUF934 domain-containing protein translates to MNGKTRIRILAAAHHSGDTVEHVVSLDNDADPFAYSDAIADANRVELHFPSFTDGRAFSQAYLIRRRLGFTGDLRATGEVLVDQLIQMERTGFSSAVLSADVDPADAQRQLDRFAAFYQGDVVRDAPFRQRDR, encoded by the coding sequence ATGAACGGGAAAACGCGCATCCGCATTCTCGCTGCCGCCCATCATTCCGGCGATACCGTCGAACACGTCGTCTCGCTCGACAACGACGCCGATCCGTTTGCGTACAGCGACGCTATCGCTGACGCGAATCGCGTCGAGCTTCACTTTCCGAGCTTTACCGATGGCCGGGCCTTCAGCCAGGCGTATCTGATCAGGCGCCGGCTGGGCTTCACGGGCGATCTGCGCGCAACGGGTGAGGTGCTCGTGGATCAGCTGATCCAGATGGAACGCACGGGATTTTCGAGCGCCGTGCTAAGCGCCGATGTCGATCCCGCCGATGCGCAACGCCAGCTGGATCGATTCGCGGCGTTCTATCAGGGCGATGTGGTTCGCGATGCGCCGTTCAGGCAGCGCGACAGGTAA
- the cyoD gene encoding cytochrome o ubiquinol oxidase subunit IV — protein MNKTSESKAAHAHDQHASHGNVKSYVIGMLLSLALTFASFGVVMGHLVPRTMGLTAVVVLCVAQLLVQLRYFLHLGSSADQRSNTGIFVCTALLIAIVVAGSLWVIHNANVNMMPTQISIERALARD, from the coding sequence ATGAACAAAACATCTGAATCGAAGGCGGCCCATGCGCACGATCAACACGCTTCGCACGGCAACGTGAAGAGCTATGTGATCGGTATGCTGCTGTCGCTGGCGCTGACGTTCGCATCGTTCGGCGTGGTCATGGGGCATCTCGTGCCGCGCACGATGGGACTGACGGCTGTGGTCGTACTGTGCGTCGCGCAGTTGCTGGTGCAGCTGCGCTACTTCCTGCACCTGGGTTCGTCCGCGGATCAGCGCTCGAACACGGGGATTTTCGTGTGCACGGCATTGCTGATCGCGATCGTTGTGGCGGGCTCGCTGTGGGTGATCCACAACGCGAACGTGAACATGATGCCGACGCAGATTTCTATCGAGCGCGCATTGGCGCGCGATTGA
- the cyoC gene encoding cytochrome o ubiquinol oxidase subunit III, whose amino-acid sequence MTSVSTYGAGDQHDAHGHHDDGTRTTLGFWIYLMSDCLIFATLFATFGVLANATAGGPTGRQLFELPYVLGETLLLLASSFTFGMGMLNVYANERGKVIGWLAATFVLGAGFIGMEVYEFAKLVSDGAAPSTSAFLSGYFTLVGTHGLHVTTGLLWIVVTMHQIGKFGLTPVTRRRIACLSLFWHFLDLVWICVFSLVYLREFL is encoded by the coding sequence ATGACAAGCGTATCGACCTACGGGGCCGGCGATCAGCACGACGCGCACGGCCATCACGACGACGGCACCCGCACGACGCTCGGGTTCTGGATTTACCTGATGAGCGACTGCCTGATCTTCGCGACGCTGTTCGCGACGTTCGGCGTGCTCGCCAACGCGACGGCGGGCGGGCCCACGGGCAGGCAGCTGTTCGAACTGCCTTACGTGCTGGGCGAAACGCTGCTGCTGCTTGCCAGCAGCTTCACGTTCGGCATGGGCATGCTGAACGTGTATGCGAACGAGCGCGGCAAGGTGATCGGCTGGCTCGCCGCGACGTTCGTGCTGGGAGCGGGTTTCATCGGCATGGAAGTGTACGAGTTCGCCAAGCTGGTGAGCGACGGCGCGGCGCCTTCGACGAGTGCGTTCCTGTCGGGTTATTTCACGCTCGTCGGCACGCATGGTTTGCACGTGACGACGGGTTTGCTGTGGATCGTCGTGACGATGCATCAGATCGGCAAGTTCGGTCTCACGCCCGTCACGCGGCGCCGGATCGCGTGCCTGAGTCTCTTTTGGCACTTCCTCGATCTGGTGTGGATCTGTGTGTTCAGCCTTGTCTATCTGCGTGAATTTCTATGA
- the cyoB gene encoding cytochrome o ubiquinol oxidase subunit I, with product MFGKLTLDAIPYHEPIIMGTLGVVILGGLALLGALTYAGKWPYLWKEWITSVDHKRIGVMYIILALVMLLRGFADAIMMRAQQAIAFGDAAGYLPPHHYDQIFTAHGVIMIFFVATPLILGLMNVVVPLQLGARDVAYPFVNSLGFWLSVVGAVLVMISMFVGDFAATGWVAYPPLSELGYSPTTGVDYYIWSLQVSGLGTTLSGINFIVTILRMRAPGLNLMKMPVFCWTALITNILIVAVFPVLTGTLALLTMDRYLDMHFFTNELGGNAMMYINLIWVWGHPEVYILILPAFGAFSEIIATFSGKPLFGYKSMVYATSSIGILSFFVWLHHFFTMGSGANVNAFFGIMTSIISVPTGVKLFNWLFTMYRGRIRYHSSTLWTIGFMVTFAVGGMTGVLLAVPGADFVLHNSLFLVAHFHNVIIGGVVFGCLAGISYWFPKVFGFTLDEFWGKVAFWCWLVGYWLAFTPLYILGFEGMTRRMNHYSVPEWHVWLVVALVGAVVVGMGILALLIQFAVSIRNREQNRDVTGDPWNARSLEWSTASPAPFYNFAHVPVITSLEQHWDDKQSGRAYVQPRKYEDIHMPRNTAAGFIIAAFSLLFGFAMVWHMWLFAAVGLIGMIATFIARSYDQDVDYYVPAAEVERIENARFALLESGDHEHIAEMA from the coding sequence ATGTTTGGAAAACTTACGCTCGATGCGATTCCGTATCACGAGCCCATCATCATGGGCACGCTCGGCGTCGTCATCCTGGGTGGTCTCGCGCTGCTCGGCGCGCTCACCTATGCGGGCAAATGGCCGTATCTGTGGAAGGAGTGGATTACCTCCGTCGATCACAAGCGGATCGGCGTGATGTACATCATTCTCGCGCTCGTCATGCTGCTGCGCGGTTTCGCCGACGCGATCATGATGCGCGCGCAGCAGGCCATCGCATTCGGCGACGCAGCGGGCTATCTGCCGCCGCATCACTACGATCAGATCTTCACCGCGCACGGCGTCATCATGATCTTCTTCGTCGCGACGCCGCTGATTCTCGGCCTGATGAACGTCGTCGTGCCGCTGCAGCTCGGCGCTCGCGACGTCGCGTATCCGTTCGTCAACTCGCTCGGCTTCTGGCTGTCCGTCGTGGGCGCGGTGCTGGTGATGATCTCGATGTTCGTCGGCGATTTCGCGGCGACGGGCTGGGTCGCGTATCCGCCGTTGTCCGAGCTCGGCTACAGTCCAACGACGGGCGTCGACTACTACATATGGTCGCTGCAGGTCTCGGGACTGGGCACGACGCTGAGCGGCATCAACTTCATCGTGACGATCCTGCGCATGCGCGCGCCCGGTCTGAACCTGATGAAGATGCCCGTGTTCTGCTGGACGGCGTTGATCACGAACATCCTGATTGTCGCCGTGTTCCCCGTGCTGACGGGCACGCTCGCGCTGCTCACGATGGACCGCTATCTCGACATGCACTTCTTCACGAACGAGCTTGGCGGCAACGCGATGATGTACATCAACCTGATCTGGGTCTGGGGCCACCCGGAGGTGTACATCCTGATTCTGCCCGCATTCGGCGCGTTCTCCGAGATCATCGCGACCTTCTCGGGCAAGCCGCTGTTCGGCTACAAGTCGATGGTGTATGCGACTTCGTCGATCGGCATTCTGTCGTTCTTCGTCTGGCTGCATCACTTCTTCACGATGGGCTCGGGTGCGAACGTCAATGCGTTCTTCGGCATCATGACGTCGATCATTTCCGTGCCGACGGGCGTGAAGCTCTTCAACTGGCTGTTCACGATGTATCGCGGCCGTATCCGCTACCACTCGTCCACGCTCTGGACGATCGGCTTCATGGTGACGTTCGCCGTCGGCGGCATGACGGGCGTGCTGCTCGCGGTGCCGGGCGCGGACTTCGTGCTGCACAACAGTCTGTTCCTCGTTGCGCACTTCCACAACGTGATCATCGGCGGCGTCGTGTTCGGCTGTCTCGCGGGCATCAGCTACTGGTTCCCGAAAGTGTTCGGCTTCACGCTCGACGAATTCTGGGGCAAGGTGGCGTTCTGGTGCTGGCTGGTCGGTTACTGGCTGGCGTTCACGCCGCTGTACATCCTCGGTTTCGAAGGCATGACGCGCCGCATGAATCACTACTCGGTGCCCGAGTGGCATGTGTGGCTGGTCGTCGCGCTGGTGGGCGCTGTCGTCGTCGGCATGGGCATTCTCGCGCTGCTGATCCAGTTCGCGGTGAGCATCCGTAACCGCGAGCAGAACCGCGACGTCACGGGCGATCCGTGGAATGCGCGCAGCCTCGAATGGTCGACGGCATCGCCTGCGCCGTTTTATAACTTCGCGCACGTTCCCGTCATCACGTCGCTGGAGCAGCACTGGGACGACAAGCAGTCGGGACGCGCCTACGTGCAGCCCCGGAAGTACGAAGACATTCACATGCCGCGCAACACGGCGGCGGGCTTCATCATCGCCGCGTTCAGCCTGCTGTTCGGCTTCGCGATGGTGTGGCACATGTGGCTGTTCGCTGCCGTGGGGCTGATCGGCATGATCGCGACGTTCATCGCGCGCTCGTACGATCAGGACGTCGATTACTACGTGCCCGCCGCGGAAGTCGAGCGGATCGAGAACGCGCGTTTCGCGCTGCTGGAAAGCGGCGATCACGAGCACATTGCGGAGATGGCCTGA
- the cyoA gene encoding ubiquinol oxidase subunit II translates to MRAGRVAATGALSLLGGCSMVLFDPKGAIGVQEKNLILIALGLMLLVVIPVIALTLYFAWRYRESNTKATYAPTWAHSNTIEVVVWTIPCIIVATLAVLIWKTTHSLDPYKPIESDVKPVRVEVVALNWKWLFIYPDYGVASVNQLALPVDTPVDFRLTAESLMNSFFIPQLGSQVYAMSGMQTQLHLIANSKGTYAGRSSAFSGPGFSDMDFNTVVTSRGEFDAWVAHAKASPTTLDVAAYDVLQQPSRKNAVTLYSNVAPGLFDGIVYQYMRDASGRPICTTANADMYVKPARLPSHAALVSE, encoded by the coding sequence GTGCGCGCAGGCCGCGTCGCCGCAACCGGCGCGCTTAGCCTGCTGGGCGGCTGCAGCATGGTGCTTTTCGATCCGAAAGGCGCGATCGGCGTGCAGGAGAAAAACCTGATCCTGATCGCGCTCGGCCTGATGCTGCTCGTCGTGATTCCCGTGATTGCGCTGACGCTGTACTTTGCGTGGCGCTACCGCGAGTCCAACACGAAGGCCACGTACGCGCCGACGTGGGCGCATTCGAACACGATCGAAGTCGTCGTGTGGACGATTCCGTGCATCATCGTCGCGACGCTTGCTGTGCTGATCTGGAAGACAACGCACAGCCTCGATCCATACAAGCCGATCGAGTCCGACGTGAAGCCCGTGCGCGTGGAAGTGGTCGCGCTGAACTGGAAATGGCTGTTCATTTACCCCGACTACGGCGTGGCGTCCGTCAACCAGCTCGCGCTGCCCGTCGATACGCCCGTCGATTTCCGTCTGACGGCGGAATCGCTGATGAACTCGTTCTTCATTCCGCAGTTGGGCAGCCAGGTCTACGCGATGTCCGGCATGCAGACGCAACTGCATCTGATCGCGAACAGCAAGGGCACGTATGCGGGCCGTTCGTCGGCATTCAGCGGTCCCGGCTTCTCGGATATGGACTTCAATACGGTCGTCACGAGCCGCGGCGAGTTCGACGCCTGGGTGGCGCATGCGAAAGCGTCGCCGACAACGCTCGACGTCGCCGCCTACGACGTGCTGCAGCAGCCGAGCAGAAAGAACGCCGTGACGCTGTATAGCAACGTGGCGCCGGGGCTCTTCGACGGCATCGTCTATCAGTACATGCGCGATGCGAGCGGCCGCCCGATCTGCACGACGGCCAACGCGGACATGTACGTCAAGCCGGCACGCCTGCCTTCACACGCAGCATTGGTATCGGAGTAG
- a CDS encoding PLP-dependent aminotransferase family protein, which translates to MPSSSATRKRAARRPDWITSFAENGKARYLQIVDLIERAVADGRLNPGDRLPPQRKLAEMIGVDLTTVTRGFAEAHRRNLIESRGPLGTFIAPPKATFMQQIDLSMNIPPSPADLDLAMLLKRGLSQVLVRSDIDLLMTYQLGGGSDTDRQAGAAWLKPILGRVDPSRVAVTPGAHSALAALILALTQANAPIFTEQLIYPGLPLIARQLGRTLDVIGCDEYGMRPDALDAACAHADGGLIYLNPTIRNPTAQTMPAQRRQDLLAVAARHDIPVVEDDPYWLFADDPPAPLATLAPQQVYYLSTLSKCISPGLRAAFLVLPDAGAQEAFLKALRSLSLMSPPLTTSLVTQWILDGTATEVLTGILKESGERLLAAKQILSTVGMAAFSGAIHVWQPLPAHWAAQSLAAAARTEGLVVAPSSAFCQDGDVPNAIRISLGGCARRTELTSALRKLAALVERKPSADDRLLI; encoded by the coding sequence ATGCCTTCTTCATCAGCTACACGCAAGCGCGCCGCGCGGCGGCCCGACTGGATTACCAGCTTCGCGGAGAACGGCAAGGCGCGCTATCTGCAGATCGTCGATCTGATCGAACGCGCCGTCGCCGACGGCAGGCTGAATCCCGGCGACCGTTTGCCGCCGCAGCGCAAGCTGGCGGAGATGATCGGCGTGGACCTCACTACGGTGACGCGCGGTTTTGCCGAAGCGCATCGGCGCAACCTGATCGAATCGCGCGGACCGCTCGGCACGTTCATCGCACCGCCCAAGGCGACGTTCATGCAGCAGATCGACCTGAGCATGAACATTCCGCCTTCGCCTGCCGATCTCGATCTCGCCATGTTGCTCAAGCGCGGGCTTTCGCAGGTGCTCGTGCGCAGCGACATCGATCTGCTGATGACGTATCAGCTGGGCGGCGGCAGCGACACGGACCGTCAGGCAGGCGCTGCGTGGCTCAAGCCCATCCTCGGGCGCGTGGACCCGTCGCGCGTGGCCGTGACGCCGGGCGCGCACTCGGCGCTCGCCGCGCTGATTCTGGCGCTGACTCAGGCGAACGCGCCCATCTTTACCGAGCAGCTGATCTATCCGGGTCTGCCGCTGATCGCGCGGCAACTGGGACGCACGCTCGATGTGATCGGCTGCGACGAATACGGCATGCGGCCCGACGCGCTCGACGCGGCCTGCGCGCATGCGGACGGCGGCCTCATCTATCTGAATCCGACCATTCGCAATCCGACCGCGCAAACCATGCCCGCGCAGCGTCGCCAGGATCTGCTCGCCGTCGCGGCGCGCCATGACATTCCCGTCGTCGAGGACGATCCGTACTGGCTCTTTGCCGACGATCCACCCGCGCCGCTTGCAACGCTCGCGCCGCAGCAGGTGTATTACCTGTCCACGCTGTCCAAATGCATCTCGCCGGGCCTGCGCGCGGCGTTTCTGGTGCTTCCGGATGCTGGCGCGCAAGAGGCGTTTCTGAAGGCGTTGCGTTCGCTGTCGCTGATGTCGCCGCCGCTGACCACTTCACTGGTCACGCAATGGATACTCGACGGCACCGCAACGGAAGTGCTGACGGGCATCCTGAAGGAATCGGGGGAACGCCTGCTGGCGGCCAAACAGATACTGTCGACGGTCGGCATGGCGGCGTTCAGCGGCGCCATTCATGTGTGGCAGCCGCTGCCCGCGCATTGGGCCGCGCAAAGCCTCGCGGCGGCGGCGCGCACGGAAGGCCTGGTCGTTGCGCCCTCGTCCGCGTTCTGCCAGGACGGCGACGTGCCGAACGCGATCCGCATCTCGCTCGGCGGGTGCGCGCGGCGCACGGAATTGACGTCGGCGTTGCGCAAGCTCGCGGCATTGGTCGAACGCAAGCCGTCGGCCGACGACCGCTTGCTGATCTGA
- the scpA gene encoding methylmalonyl-CoA mutase — translation MSANPMRRRHAVPLASVYTHADIDGIAHLDSMPGEAPFVRGPFASMYTDKPWTIRQYAGYAQAADTNLAFRTALAEGAQGLSVAFDLPTQRGYDSDDPAARDDVGMTGVAIDTVEDMIRLFEGIALERVSVSMTMNGAVLPVLGALIVAAQERGIDPSQLRGTIQNDILKEFMVRNTGIFAPEPSLRIAADVASYLAQNVPRFNALSVSGYHFQEAGADAVLELALTMANARTYVETLVQRGMPANAACARMSFFFGVGTDFYVEIAKLRAARLLWSEIAARSGATSDKARALRMHCQTSGWSLTAQKPMNNVVRTTVEALAAIFGGTQSLHTNAYDEALALPSAQSARLARDTQLVLQHETGVCDVVDPWAGSYMMEALTAELASRARALLDEIDARGGVVDAIRSGWVRERIHESALHAQADIESGERVIVGVNRFVADDEPIASQRVDAAQIRMLQTRRIDQTKRTRDARRVSDALVALQQAARDGERNLLELTIECMRARATVGECTQALEAVWPRQSIDLPLSAGLYGARLSSDAQWQAACEAVAQAARQLGRAPRILLAKLGQDGHDRGIRVVAAALADAGFAVTTGAMFASAGQTCELAVAHGVDVIGISSLAGAHIELVAHLLDELRNRRARIPVVAGGNIDDASELALKARGVAGCFPTGASVCTIVIELASLAVRAAIKKPRHLMDAEV, via the coding sequence ATGAGCGCGAACCCGATGCGGCGCCGCCACGCCGTGCCGCTCGCGAGCGTCTACACGCATGCGGACATCGACGGCATCGCGCATCTCGACAGCATGCCGGGCGAGGCGCCGTTCGTGCGCGGGCCGTTTGCGTCGATGTACACGGACAAGCCGTGGACGATACGCCAGTACGCGGGCTACGCGCAGGCCGCCGACACGAATCTCGCTTTCCGCACGGCGTTGGCGGAAGGCGCTCAAGGCTTATCGGTCGCGTTCGATCTGCCGACGCAACGCGGCTACGATTCTGACGATCCGGCCGCGCGCGACGACGTGGGAATGACGGGCGTTGCGATCGATACCGTGGAGGACATGATCCGCCTGTTCGAGGGCATTGCGCTCGAACGCGTGTCCGTGTCGATGACGATGAACGGCGCGGTGTTGCCTGTGCTCGGCGCGTTGATCGTCGCCGCGCAAGAGCGCGGCATAGACCCGTCGCAACTGCGAGGCACGATCCAGAACGACATTCTCAAAGAGTTCATGGTGCGCAACACGGGCATCTTCGCGCCGGAACCGTCGCTGCGCATCGCTGCCGACGTCGCCAGTTACCTTGCGCAAAACGTGCCGCGCTTCAATGCGCTGTCGGTATCGGGCTATCACTTTCAGGAAGCGGGCGCGGACGCCGTGCTCGAACTCGCGCTGACGATGGCCAACGCGCGCACCTACGTCGAGACGCTCGTGCAGCGCGGCATGCCGGCGAACGCCGCATGCGCGCGCATGAGCTTCTTCTTCGGCGTCGGCACGGACTTCTATGTCGAGATCGCAAAACTGCGGGCCGCGCGTCTGCTGTGGTCGGAAATCGCTGCGCGAAGCGGCGCGACGTCGGACAAGGCTCGTGCGCTGCGCATGCATTGCCAGACTTCGGGGTGGTCGCTGACCGCGCAAAAGCCGATGAACAACGTCGTGCGAACGACGGTCGAGGCGCTCGCCGCGATCTTTGGCGGAACCCAGTCGTTGCACACCAACGCGTATGACGAGGCGCTGGCGTTGCCTTCCGCGCAATCGGCGCGGCTCGCTCGCGACACGCAACTGGTGCTGCAGCACGAAACAGGCGTGTGCGACGTGGTCGATCCGTGGGCCGGTTCATACATGATGGAAGCGCTGACGGCGGAGCTGGCGTCGCGCGCGCGAGCGTTGCTCGATGAGATCGATGCGCGCGGCGGTGTCGTCGACGCGATACGTTCGGGCTGGGTGCGCGAACGCATTCACGAATCAGCGCTGCATGCGCAGGCGGATATCGAAAGCGGGGAGCGTGTGATCGTCGGCGTGAACCGCTTCGTCGCCGATGACGAGCCGATCGCATCGCAGCGCGTGGATGCGGCGCAGATCCGGATGTTGCAGACGCGGCGCATCGATCAGACGAAGCGCACCCGCGACGCACGGCGCGTGAGCGATGCGCTCGTCGCACTTCAACAGGCAGCGCGCGACGGCGAGCGCAATCTGCTGGAATTGACGATTGAATGCATGCGGGCGCGCGCCACAGTGGGCGAATGCACGCAAGCGCTGGAAGCCGTGTGGCCGCGGCAATCCATCGATCTGCCACTGTCGGCCGGCCTGTACGGCGCGCGACTCTCGTCCGACGCGCAATGGCAGGCGGCATGCGAAGCCGTCGCGCAAGCAGCCCGGCAATTGGGCCGGGCGCCCCGCATTCTGTTGGCCAAGCTCGGCCAGGACGGCCACGACCGCGGCATACGCGTGGTTGCTGCGGCTCTCGCGGACGCGGGTTTTGCGGTGACGACGGGGGCGATGTTCGCGTCTGCCGGGCAAACCTGCGAACTGGCAGTGGCGCATGGCGTCGACGTGATCGGCATATCGTCGCTGGCGGGCGCGCATATCGAACTGGTGGCGCATCTGCTCGACGAACTGCGCAATCGGCGAGCACGTATTCCCGTCGTCGCGGGCGGAAATATCGACGACGCGAGTGAGCTTGCGTTGAAGGCACGAGGCGTGGCCGGCTGCTTTCCCACGGGCGCGAGCGTCTGCACGATCGTCATCGAACTGGCGTCGCTTGCCGTTCGCGCTGCAATAAAAAAACCTCGGCACCTTATGGATGCCGAGGTTTAG
- a CDS encoding Pnap_2097 family protein has product MIHRYRAGMPQLSYTGLSENWLLKECGHRHWEALAAHASRAQTDFRDDNGSRSYAAFTAIRLQTSGLDSISEDDAFDLHSALCRTGPVRHFSTHRIVRGDAQIAELSMSSAFVTRGEARSNRSVARAALAELTGEIVPMPERALHLAKMSRRLRGADRAALPDLAHAANEPVEFLPCPNSDFNGADLLYFASFQAFVDRAEWQWRRDDEPPVVTSRSLFYYGNVDVGDVLSVRMIGRFEDEQGIRHWTEVRRKSDGMKIADVTTEKRWRRR; this is encoded by the coding sequence ATGATCCATCGCTATCGCGCAGGCATGCCGCAGTTGAGCTACACGGGATTGTCGGAGAACTGGTTGCTCAAGGAGTGCGGGCATCGTCACTGGGAGGCGCTTGCGGCGCACGCGAGCCGCGCGCAGACGGACTTTCGCGACGACAATGGCAGCCGCTCGTATGCGGCCTTTACGGCCATCCGCCTGCAGACCAGCGGCCTCGATTCGATTTCCGAAGACGACGCGTTCGACCTGCATAGCGCGCTGTGCAGGACCGGGCCGGTGCGCCATTTCAGCACGCATCGTATCGTGCGCGGCGACGCGCAGATCGCGGAGCTTTCCATGTCGTCGGCATTCGTCACGCGCGGCGAGGCGCGCAGCAATCGATCCGTCGCGCGCGCGGCGCTGGCTGAATTGACGGGTGAGATCGTGCCGATGCCCGAGCGCGCGTTGCATCTGGCGAAGATGAGCAGGCGCCTGCGCGGTGCGGACCGCGCCGCGTTGCCCGATCTCGCACACGCGGCGAACGAGCCAGTCGAATTCTTACCGTGTCCGAACAGCGATTTCAACGGCGCGGACCTGCTGTACTTCGCGAGCTTCCAGGCTTTCGTCGATCGCGCCGAATGGCAGTGGCGGCGCGACGACGAGCCACCCGTCGTCACGAGCCGCTCGCTGTTCTACTACGGCAATGTCGATGTCGGCGATGTGTTGAGCGTACGGATGATCGGGCGATTCGAAGACGAGCAGGGCATCCGGCACTGGACGGAAGTGCGGCGCAAGAGCGACGGCATGAAGATCGCCGATGTGACGACTGAAAAGCGCTGGAGGCGCCGATGA